A genomic window from Sphingobacterium spiritivorum includes:
- a CDS encoding class I fructose-bisphosphate aldolase, with product MAIIDQITTYLGTEADELLRYESKAVAKDILHLPSPDFIDQVYGISDRNPQTIRSLGQLFGHGRLANTGYLSILPIDQGIEHSAGASFAANPLYFDPENIVKLAIEGGCNAVATTFGVLGSVARRYAHKIPFIVKINHNELLTYPNKSEQILYGTVREAWNLGAAAVGATIYFGSDDSGRQIVEVAKAFEEAHRLGMATILWCYLRNDAFKTGGKDYHLSADLTGQANHLGVTIQADIIKQKLPELNGGYQVLNMGSSSYGKLDERMYTELASDHPIDLCRYQVLNCFSGRAGLINSGGASGKNDFPDAVKTAVINKRAGGTGLISGRKAFQRPMNEGIQLLHAIQDVYLSEDITIA from the coding sequence ATGGCTATAATTGATCAAATTACTACTTACCTCGGCACTGAAGCTGATGAATTACTCCGTTATGAGAGTAAAGCTGTTGCCAAAGATATACTTCATCTGCCATCGCCCGATTTTATCGATCAGGTATATGGCATTTCTGACCGTAATCCGCAAACGATCCGCAGTCTGGGACAGCTTTTTGGACATGGACGTCTCGCAAATACCGGATATTTATCCATTTTACCGATTGATCAGGGTATAGAGCACAGTGCCGGGGCATCCTTTGCTGCAAATCCTTTATATTTTGATCCCGAAAATATTGTAAAACTCGCAATAGAAGGAGGTTGTAATGCCGTTGCCACTACGTTTGGTGTATTAGGCTCCGTTGCACGCCGATACGCACATAAGATCCCCTTTATTGTCAAGATAAATCATAATGAGTTATTGACGTATCCCAACAAAAGTGAGCAAATCCTCTATGGAACAGTTCGCGAAGCCTGGAATCTTGGAGCCGCGGCAGTAGGAGCAACAATATATTTCGGATCAGATGATTCAGGAAGACAGATTGTGGAAGTTGCAAAAGCGTTTGAGGAAGCTCATCGTCTGGGTATGGCGACCATCCTGTGGTGTTACCTGCGCAATGATGCCTTCAAGACCGGCGGAAAGGATTATCACCTTTCGGCAGATCTGACGGGGCAGGCCAATCATCTGGGAGTAACGATACAGGCAGATATCATTAAACAGAAACTACCGGAATTAAACGGAGGTTATCAGGTCCTCAATATGGGCAGCAGCAGCTATGGCAAGCTTGATGAACGCATGTATACCGAACTGGCTTCAGATCATCCTATTGATCTTTGCCGCTATCAGGTATTGAATTGCTTCTCCGGTCGTGCAGGACTTATCAACTCGGGAGGTGCATCAGGCAAAAATGATTTTCCGGATGCAGTCAAAACTGCAGTTATCAATAAAAGAGCTGGAGGAACCGGATTGATATCCGGCAGAAAAGCGTTTCAAAGACCAATGAACGAAGGCATACAGCTTCTACATGCGATACAGGATGTATATCTTTCTGAGGACATTACGATAGCTTAA